The sequence below is a genomic window from Chondrinema litorale.
GCAAATGCTACTTTTAGATTAGGCAACTTTTCAAACACTCCCCCAAATATCATAGAGCAAATTGCCAAACTGGTTTCAGCGGGCATACCAACAAGCCAAGGTAACCAGTACTTTGGCATTTTAGCTTTACCCATCATATCCCAAGGGTGTACAAATACAGCTGCACCTAAATCGGCAGCAGCCTCAAAAATGGGAAATAATTCTGGTGCATCCAGATTCCAGTCGTTAATGTGTGTTCCTATTTCGATACCAGCTAAACCAAGCTCACTTACACACCTTTCTAATTCTTTTACAGCCAAATCTGGTGCTTGCATGGGCAATGTTCCCAAACCTATAAACCTATCGGGATAATCGCTCACCACACTAGCTATATGGTTGTTAAGAATCTTAGATAGGTCGTGGGTATCATTGGGTTTAGCCCAGTAATTAAACATTACAGGTACAGTGGAGATTACCTGTACATCAACATGGCTATGGTTACATTCTTTAATTCTAGCATTTGGTTCCCAGCAATTAGATTGTATCTCTCTAAAAAACTGATCATCCATCATCATTCTTGCACAACATGGCTTATGATGCTCCAACCTGATAAAACCACCATAACCATAGCGCTCTTTTAGGTCTGGCCATTTTTCGGGTAAAATATGCGTGTGAATATCAATAGTGAAAATGTGAGACTGATCTTTCAATGGATAAAATTATTAGGCTGAAAAAATGCTGAAAATTGAAAAAATATAATTGAAATAAAGCTAATATTGCCTTGGGAAAAACTACTTCCAAAACGGGCTACAAAATATCTCCATGTATTTTTTATCTAAAATTTTAAACTCAATATACTAAAATCCCTAAAAATATGAGGAAGAACTATATCGTGTTGCTCATGATAGT
It includes:
- a CDS encoding amidohydrolase family protein, with amino-acid sequence MKDQSHIFTIDIHTHILPEKWPDLKERYGYGGFIRLEHHKPCCARMMMDDQFFREIQSNCWEPNARIKECNHSHVDVQVISTVPVMFNYWAKPNDTHDLSKILNNHIASVVSDYPDRFIGLGTLPMQAPDLAVKELERCVSELGLAGIEIGTHINDWNLDAPELFPIFEAAADLGAAVFVHPWDMMGKAKMPKYWLPWLVGMPAETSLAICSMIFGGVFEKLPNLKVAFAHGGGSFPATFGRVQHGFDVRPDLCAVDNPNPPEKYLGKFYCDSLVHSPESLNLLLNVIGEDKIMMGTDYPFPLGENEPGKLIHSMPYDTQLKEKLLNSNAMNWLGIDKKHFVIQQNWDFIDD